The Gehongia tenuis sequence GGCAGCACCAACAGCCGGGGGCTCCATCACCTTTTGTGGGAGATCGTGGACAACGCCATCGACGAGGCGGCCAACGGTTACGCCACCAAGGTGGAGGTCATTCTCCATAAGGACGGCTCGGCCACCGTCACCGACAACGGCCGGGGCATCCCCGTGGACAAGCATCCCCAGCTGGGCGTGTCCGGCGTGGAGGTCGTCTACACCCAGCTCCATGCCGGCGGCAAGTTCAACAACGAGAATTACGCCTATTCCGGCGGCCTGCACGGCGTGGGCGCCTCGGTGGTGAACGCCCTGTCCGAATGGCTGACGGTGGAGGTCTACACCGATTGGAGCGCCTACCGGCAGGAGTTTGAGAGCCGCTACGATCCGAAGACGAAGAAGATCCTTTCCGGCCATCCCAAGGGGCCGCTGGAGCGGCTGGGCAACACGAGAAAGAAGGGAACCAAGGTCACCTTCCTGCCGGACAGCCGGGTCTTTGAGACCATCGAGTTCGGCCACGACACCGTCAAGCGCCGTCTCAAGGAACTGGCCTTTTTGAACGACGGCGTGGAGATCGTCTTTATTGACGAACGCCGCCGGGAGGAGAAAGGGCCGTACAAGCGGAGCTACTGCTACCACCGCGGCTTGGCGGACTTCATTGAATATGTAAACAAAGACAAGAACGCGCTGCACGAATCTCCCATTCTTTTGCAGGGTGAAAAAGAGGGCATTCGCATTCAAATTGCCGTGCAGTACACCGACTCCTACACGGAGAATATTTTTTCTTATGTAAATAATATTCCCACCCCCGAGGGCGGCACCCACGAGACGGGGTTCAAGGCCGGCCTCACCAAGGTGATGAACGACACCGCGAGGCGTCTCGGCGTGCTGAAGGAGAAGGACAGCAACCTTTCCGGCGAGGATTACCGGGAGGGCATCACCGCCATCCTCTCCCTCAAGATGAAGAACATTCAGTTTGAGGGCCAAACCAAGGCGAAGCTGGGCAATTCCGAGGCGAGGACCGCGGTGGACGCCGTCACTCAGGAGCAGCTCTCCCAGTATTTTGAAGAGCTGGCCAACCAGGAGACCGCCCAGAAGATCCTCACCAAGGCCGTGCAGGCGGCGAAGGTGCGGGAGGCTTCGAGGAAGACCAAGGAGACCATCCGCAAGATGAACAAGCTGGACAGTGCGCCTCTCGTGGGCAAGCTCTCCAGCTGCACCGGCAGAAAGCCGGTGGACAATGAGCTTTTCATCGTGGAGGGCGACTCCGCCGGCGGCTCCGCCAAGCAGGGCCGGGACCGGCGCTATCAGGCCATCCTGCCCCTTCGGGGCAAGCCCCTCAACGCCGAGAAGAAGCGGTTGGACCAGGTCCTCGAAAACGAGGAGTTCCGTACCATCATCACGGCGCTGGGCACGGGCATTGGCGACGACTTCAACGTGAAGGCCCTGCGCTACCACAAGGTGATCATCCTGGCCGATGCGGATCAGGACGGCGGACACATCCGGGCGATCCTTCTCACCTTCTTCTTCCGCTACATGCGGGAGCTCATCACCGAGGGCCACGTGTACATCGGCCAGCCGCCGCTATACCGCATCAAGAAGGGCGCGAAGGAGGAATACGTCTATGACGACCGGGCGCTGCAAAAGGCGCTCAAAAAGTACGGCAAGGGCTACACCATCCAGCGCTACAAGGGCCTGGGGGAGATGGACGCCAGTCAGCTTTGGGAGACCACCATGGACCCCCTTCATCGCAACCTGGTGCAGGTGAACGTTGAGGACGCCGCCGAGGCGGACCGGGTGGTGACTATTTTGATGGGGGACAAGGTGGAGCCCCGCAAGGAATATTTGAGCGAATACGCCAACTTCAACCGGGTGGACGAGTTCGAGAACATGGAGGTGAACCATGCCGAGTAAGCGAAAGGAGCCGCCGAAGCCCACCGGCACCATTCAGCAGCGGTCGGTGGAGGATGTGCTGCACAACTCCATGATCCCCTACGCGGAATACGTGATTTTGGAGCGGGCGCTGCCCCGGGTGGAGGACGGCCTCAAGCCGGTGCAGCGCAGGATCATCTACACCATGTTCGAGCTTGGGATCACGCCGGACAAGCCCCACAGGAAATCCGCCCGCATCGTGGGCGACACCCTTGGAAAATACCATCCCCACGGGGATACGGCGGTGTACGACGCCATGGTGCGCATGGCCCAGGACTTCAATATGCGCTATCTATTGGTGGACGGGCACGGCAATTTCGGATCGGTGGACGGCGACTCGGCGGCGGCCATGCGTTACACCGAGGCGCGCCTGACCGAGCTTGCCATGGAGCTGATCCGGGACCTGGATAAGGACACGGTGCCCTTCAGCCTGAATTTCGACGACACCATGAAGGAGCCGGATCTCTTTCCCGGACGGTTCCCCAATCTTCTGGTGAACGGCGCCTCCGGCATCGCCGTGGGCCTTGCCACCAACATCCCGCCCCACAACCTCGGCGAGGTGATCGACGGGGTTATCGCCCAGATTGACGACCCGGATATCACGCTGGAAGGGCTGATGGAGCACGTCAAGGGCCCGGATTTTCCCACCGGCGGCACGCTCATCGGCACCGCGGAGATCAGGAAGGCCTATGAGACGGGCCGGGGCCGCATGGTCGTCCGGGCGGTCTGCCATATCGAGGAGAGCACGGCGGGACGGAGAAACATCGTCATCACCGAGCTGCCCTATCAGGTGAACAAGGCCGCGCTGCTTGAAAAGATTTTGAAGCTCAGCGAGGAGCGCAAGGGCGTTCTCACGGGGATTCATGACATTCGGGACGAATCGGACCGGACCGGCATGCGGGCGGTGATTGAGGTCAAAAAGGACGCCGACGCCGAGGTGATTTTGAATTACCTCTACAAATATTCCGACCTTCAGGCGACCTTTGGCGCCAACATGGTGGCCATCGCCGACGGC is a genomic window containing:
- a CDS encoding DNA gyrase/topoisomerase IV subunit B, whose protein sequence is MAEKYDAGKIQVLEGLDAVRMRPGMYIGSTNSRGLHHLLWEIVDNAIDEAANGYATKVEVILHKDGSATVTDNGRGIPVDKHPQLGVSGVEVVYTQLHAGGKFNNENYAYSGGLHGVGASVVNALSEWLTVEVYTDWSAYRQEFESRYDPKTKKILSGHPKGPLERLGNTRKKGTKVTFLPDSRVFETIEFGHDTVKRRLKELAFLNDGVEIVFIDERRREEKGPYKRSYCYHRGLADFIEYVNKDKNALHESPILLQGEKEGIRIQIAVQYTDSYTENIFSYVNNIPTPEGGTHETGFKAGLTKVMNDTARRLGVLKEKDSNLSGEDYREGITAILSLKMKNIQFEGQTKAKLGNSEARTAVDAVTQEQLSQYFEELANQETAQKILTKAVQAAKVREASRKTKETIRKMNKLDSAPLVGKLSSCTGRKPVDNELFIVEGDSAGGSAKQGRDRRYQAILPLRGKPLNAEKKRLDQVLENEEFRTIITALGTGIGDDFNVKALRYHKVIILADADQDGGHIRAILLTFFFRYMRELITEGHVYIGQPPLYRIKKGAKEEYVYDDRALQKALKKYGKGYTIQRYKGLGEMDASQLWETTMDPLHRNLVQVNVEDAAEADRVVTILMGDKVEPRKEYLSEYANFNRVDEFENMEVNHAE